One Microbacterium sp. zg-B96 genomic region harbors:
- the ilvC gene encoding ketol-acid reductoisomerase: MAEIFYDSDADLSLIQGKKVAIVGYGSQGHAHAQNLRDSGVQVVIALKDGSKSIAKAQEDGFEVKSVADAAEWADVIMILAPDQHQRAIYNDEIKPHLTEGKTLAFAHGFNIRFGYIQAPEGVDVILVAPKAPGHTVRREFVAGRGIPDIIAVENDASGHAWDLALSYAKAIGGTRAGVIKTTFTEETETDLFGEQAVLCGGVSQLVQYGFETLTEAGYQPQIAYFEVLHELKLIVDLMWEGGIAKQRWSISDTAEYGDYVSGPRVIDPRVKENMQAVLADIRSGAFAERFINDQDNGAVEFNALREKAAAHPIEAVGKDLRALFSWKQTDSDYVEGNAAR; encoded by the coding sequence ATGGCCGAGATCTTCTACGACTCCGACGCCGACCTGTCACTCATCCAGGGCAAGAAGGTCGCGATCGTCGGGTACGGCTCGCAGGGCCACGCCCACGCGCAGAACCTGCGGGACTCCGGCGTCCAGGTCGTCATCGCGCTCAAGGACGGCTCGAAGTCCATCGCGAAGGCCCAGGAGGACGGCTTCGAGGTGAAGTCGGTCGCCGACGCCGCCGAGTGGGCCGACGTCATCATGATCCTCGCGCCCGACCAGCACCAGCGCGCGATCTACAACGACGAGATCAAGCCGCACCTCACCGAGGGCAAGACGCTCGCGTTCGCGCACGGGTTCAACATCCGCTTCGGTTACATCCAGGCACCCGAGGGAGTCGATGTCATCCTCGTCGCCCCCAAGGCCCCGGGTCACACCGTGCGGCGCGAGTTCGTCGCCGGCCGCGGCATCCCCGACATCATCGCCGTCGAGAACGACGCCTCCGGTCACGCCTGGGACCTCGCCCTGTCGTACGCGAAGGCCATCGGCGGCACGCGTGCCGGCGTCATCAAGACGACGTTCACCGAAGAGACCGAGACCGACCTGTTCGGGGAGCAGGCTGTGCTCTGCGGTGGTGTGTCCCAGCTGGTGCAGTACGGCTTCGAGACGCTGACCGAGGCGGGTTACCAGCCGCAGATCGCGTACTTCGAGGTCCTGCACGAACTCAAGCTCATCGTCGACCTGATGTGGGAGGGCGGCATCGCCAAGCAGCGCTGGTCGATCTCCGACACCGCCGAGTACGGCGACTACGTCTCGGGCCCCCGCGTCATCGACCCGCGCGTCAAGGAGAACATGCAGGCCGTGCTGGCCGACATCCGTTCGGGCGCATTCGCGGAGCGGTTCATCAACGACCAGGACAACGGCGCCGTCGAGTTCAACGCTTTGCGCGAGAAGGCCGCCGCCCACCCGATCGAGGCCGTCGGCAAGGACCTGCGAGCACTGTTCTCGTGGAAGCAGACCGACAGCGACTACGTCGAGGGCAACGCCGCGCGCTGA
- the ilvN gene encoding acetolactate synthase small subunit gives MSKHVLSLLVEDKPGLLTRVAGLFARRGFNIDSLAVGVTEVPGLSRITVVVDVEELPLEQVTKQLNKLVNVIKIVELDPAASVQREHMIVKVRADNQTRSNVIEVVNLFRASVVDYATDALVVEVTGDRGKVDAFLRAVEPFGVKELAQSGMVAMGRGGKSITERVLRG, from the coding sequence ATGAGCAAGCATGTCCTGAGCCTCCTCGTGGAGGACAAGCCCGGTCTACTCACCCGCGTGGCGGGGCTGTTCGCCCGCCGCGGGTTCAACATCGACTCCCTGGCCGTCGGCGTCACGGAGGTGCCGGGGCTGTCCCGCATCACCGTCGTCGTCGATGTCGAGGAGCTCCCGCTGGAGCAGGTGACCAAGCAGCTGAACAAGCTCGTGAACGTCATCAAGATCGTCGAGCTCGACCCCGCGGCATCCGTGCAGCGCGAACACATGATCGTGAAGGTCCGCGCCGACAACCAGACGCGTTCGAACGTGATCGAGGTCGTCAACCTCTTCCGCGCCTCGGTGGTCGACTACGCCACCGACGCCCTGGTCGTGGAAGTGACCGGCGACCGCGGCAAGGTCGATGCGTTCCTGCGCGCCGTCGAACCCTTCGGCGTCAAAGAGCTCGCCCAATCGGGCATGGTCGCCATGGGCCGCGGCGGTAAGAGCATCACCGAGCGCGTCCTGCGCGGCTGA
- a CDS encoding acetolactate synthase large subunit, translated as MSSDTVSAVPRPPARAATAPVITGAQAVVRSLELLGVTDVFGLPGGAILPVYDPLMDTDKIRHILVRHEQGAGHAAEGYASASNKIGVAIATSGPGATNLVTAIADAYMDSVPIVCITGQVFSTLMGTDAFQEADIVGITMPITKHSLLVKRAEEIPAAIAAAFEIAGTGRPGPVLVDITKDAQQQEAPFVWPPRVDLPGYRPVTKAHGKQIQAAAQLLANAKKPVLYVGGGVIRSQASAELLRLAEATGAPVVTTLMARGAFPDSHPQHLGMPGMHGTVPAVLALQESDLLVSLGARFDDRVTGKASLFAPNAQVVHVDIDPAEISKIRTADVPIVGDLKDVLVDLDAAFAGATAAGAPDIDEWWSYLDGLRDEFPLGYTQPTDGHMSPQYVISRIGELTGPEGVYAAGVGQHQMWAAQFIKYERPNSWLNSGGAGTMGYAVPAAMGAKVAEPDRAVWAIDGDGCFQMTNQELATCVINQIPIKVAIINNSSLGMVRQWQTLFYDGRHSNTDLNTGHGTVRIPDFVKLAEAYGCLALRVEKEEDVDAAIKTALETNDRPVVIDFVVSADAMVWPMVPQGVSNSYVQYARDHAPTFDQEA; from the coding sequence ATGTCCTCAGACACCGTTTCAGCCGTTCCCCGGCCACCCGCCCGTGCCGCCACGGCACCCGTGATCACCGGCGCGCAGGCCGTCGTCCGCTCGCTCGAACTGCTGGGCGTCACCGATGTGTTCGGCCTGCCCGGCGGCGCGATCCTGCCCGTCTACGACCCGCTCATGGACACGGACAAGATCCGTCACATCCTGGTGCGTCACGAGCAGGGCGCCGGCCACGCCGCCGAGGGCTACGCCTCGGCATCCAACAAGATCGGCGTCGCGATCGCGACGAGCGGCCCCGGCGCCACCAACCTCGTCACCGCGATCGCCGACGCCTACATGGACTCGGTGCCGATCGTCTGCATCACCGGGCAGGTGTTCTCGACCCTCATGGGTACCGACGCCTTCCAGGAGGCCGACATCGTCGGCATCACGATGCCGATCACCAAGCACTCGCTGCTGGTCAAGCGCGCCGAGGAGATCCCCGCCGCGATCGCGGCTGCGTTCGAGATCGCCGGCACTGGCCGGCCCGGCCCGGTGCTGGTGGACATCACCAAGGACGCGCAGCAGCAGGAGGCGCCCTTCGTCTGGCCGCCCCGCGTCGACCTGCCCGGCTACCGGCCGGTCACGAAGGCGCACGGCAAGCAGATCCAAGCCGCGGCTCAGTTGCTGGCCAACGCGAAGAAGCCGGTGCTGTACGTCGGCGGCGGCGTCATTCGCTCGCAGGCATCCGCCGAACTGCTGCGCCTGGCCGAGGCCACGGGAGCCCCGGTCGTGACGACGCTGATGGCCCGCGGCGCGTTCCCCGACTCGCACCCGCAGCACCTGGGCATGCCCGGGATGCACGGCACGGTGCCGGCGGTGCTCGCGCTGCAGGAATCCGACCTGCTCGTCTCGCTCGGCGCGCGCTTCGACGATCGTGTCACCGGCAAGGCGTCGCTGTTCGCCCCGAACGCGCAGGTCGTGCACGTCGATATCGACCCGGCGGAGATCTCGAAGATCCGCACCGCCGACGTGCCGATCGTGGGCGACTTGAAGGACGTCCTGGTCGACCTGGATGCCGCATTCGCCGGTGCCACGGCCGCCGGTGCCCCCGACATCGACGAGTGGTGGTCTTACCTCGACGGATTGCGTGACGAGTTCCCGCTCGGCTACACGCAGCCCACCGACGGCCACATGTCCCCGCAGTACGTGATCTCACGGATCGGCGAGCTCACCGGCCCCGAGGGCGTCTACGCCGCGGGGGTCGGGCAGCACCAGATGTGGGCGGCGCAGTTCATCAAGTACGAGCGCCCCAACTCGTGGCTCAACTCCGGCGGCGCCGGCACGATGGGCTACGCGGTCCCCGCGGCGATGGGCGCGAAGGTCGCCGAGCCCGACCGTGCCGTGTGGGCGATCGACGGCGACGGCTGCTTCCAGATGACCAATCAGGAGCTCGCCACCTGCGTCATCAACCAGATCCCGATCAAGGTGGCGATCATCAACAACTCGTCGCTGGGCATGGTGCGCCAGTGGCAGACGCTGTTCTATGACGGCCGGCACTCCAACACCGACCTGAACACCGGCCACGGCACGGTGCGCATTCCCGACTTCGTGAAGCTCGCCGAGGCGTACGGTTGCCTCGCGCTGCGCGTCGAGAAGGAGGAAGACGTGGATGCTGCGATCAAGACGGCCCTGGAGACCAACGACCGCCCGGTGGTCATCGACTTCGTGGTGAGCGCGGACGCGATGGTGTGGCCGATGGTCCCGCAGGGCGTCAGCAACAGTTACGTCCAGTACGCCCGCGACCACGCGCCGACCTTCGATCAGGAGGCATGA